In Labeo rohita strain BAU-BD-2019 chromosome 16, IGBB_LRoh.1.0, whole genome shotgun sequence, one DNA window encodes the following:
- the LOC127177882 gene encoding uncharacterized protein LOC127177882, translating into MAVAILSMWAAYCAPEASSVQKSAPEASPVHESAPEASPVYETAPEASSVYETASEALSVHESVPEASSAHESTPEASSVHESAQEALSIHESAPKASSIHESIPEASLVQEFAPIPPEVSACAVEPPKEVASINELTASSVHESTSEASSAQASAPMPPEVSALAVDPPMGAASYHELSAHHVTVTKAYYELSARHVAIKKAKEIIHVHTALPALQWLPVTPALPASPWLPALPALPASPWLLALPALPRLPTLPALPASLWPPVLSALPASPWLPALPALPAPPWFPTLPLFHGPGLPVLHGLLLLHGPGPPVFHCLSLLCGPGTSVFHGLLSLHGPGPPGFHCLPQHHGPGPPGFYCLPQPHGPGPPVLHCLSLLHDPGPPALHGPENDIVCSSQREPGAMLQAVRDKQMLLPEEGLDCLLLQRA; encoded by the exons atggccgtagccatcctcagtatgtgggcagcatactgtgctccagaggcctcttctgtccaaaagtctgctcccgaggcctcacCGGTCCACGAGTCTGCCCCGGAGGCCTCGCCTGTCTACGAAACCGCTCCAGAAGCTTCGTCTGTCTACGAGACCGCTTCAGAAGCtttgtctgtccacgagtctgttCCAGAAGCTTCGTCTGCCCACGAGTCTACTCCCGAAGCttcatctgtccacgagtctgctcaaGAAGCCTTGtctatccacgagtctgctcccaaGGCCTCGTCTATCCACGAGTCTATACCAGAAGCCTCTCTTGTCCAAGAGTTtgcgccaatacctcctgaggtgtcagcatgcgctgtagaacctcctaaggaggtggcgtccattaatgaactcactgcctcgtctgtccacgagtctacgtcagaggcctcttctgcccaagcatctgcgcccatgcccccagaggtgtcagcgctagctgtagatcctcctatgggagCGGCgtcctatcatgaactctctgcccaccATGTCACAGTCACAAAGGCCtattatgaactctctgcccgccatgtcgctatcaagaaggccaaagaaatcattcatgtGCACACCGCtttgcctgccctgcaatggctccctgttacgcctgctctgcctgcctcgccatggcttcctgctctgcctgctctacctgcctcgccatggctccttgctctgcctgccttGCCACGGCTCCCtactctgcctgctctgcctgcctcgctatggccccctgttctgtctgctctgcctgcgtcgccatggctcccagccctacctgctctgcctgccccaccatggttccctactctgccattgttCCACGGCCCTGGCCTTCCAGtacttcacggtctgctactgctccacggcccaggacctccagtgttccactgtctgtcattgctctGCGGCCCAGGCACGTCAGTATTTCACGGTCTGCTgtcgctccacggcccaggtcctccaggtttccactgtctgccacagcaccacggcccaggacctccagggttctactgtctgccacagccccacggcccag gtcctccagtgcttcactgtctgtccctgctccacgatccaggcccacctgctctacatggacctg AAAATGACATTGTGTGCTCCAGCCAGAGGGAACCTGGAGCCATGCTACAGGCGGTGAGGGATAAGCAGATGTTACTGCCCGAGGAGGGGCTGGATTGTTTGCTTCTCCAAAGGGCCTGA